The following is a genomic window from Inquilinus sp. Marseille-Q2685.
GATCGCCGCCCCCTGCCCGGCGCGGACATAGGAGCAGTCCCGCCGCTCCTCGAAATCGGCGAAGAAGCTGGTCAGCGGGGCGTTCAGCGCCCGCGCCAGCGCCTGCAGCGTCGACAGCGAGGGCGAGATGCCTCCGTTCTCGATCTTCGACAGCATGCCCGGCGACAGCCCGGCCTCGGCGGCGAGCTCGGCGGCGGTGATCTGCAGCCGCTGGCGCAGCGTGCGGATCTTGCGCCCGATCGCGGCTTCGAGCGACAGCGGCTGCGTCGCCGGCGCGTTCGAGCCGGTGGTCAGCGGCGCCTCCTCGGCCGGCACTGTCGCCTCGGAAACGGCGGCGGGCTTCCCGTCCGCCCTGGTCCGCGTCGCTGTCTTCGCCATGCTCGCTCTCTCTGCGCGGGACCGCGGCCCGCCATGGCGTTACAGCATCGCAAGCAGGCCGCGCCGCGTCCAGAGCGGCGGGCAGACCTTAGCCGGCCCCGACCGCGCAGCCGAACTCCGCCGCGGAGGCGTCGAGCCAGCGCCAGAGGCTGCCGGCGAAGCTGCGGTAGACCGCGATCTCGTATGTCGGCCGGTCGTCGAGCTGCCAGAGCTGGGCACCGATATGGGCGATCACGGTCACCGCCGCGTCGCTCGGGGCGAAGGCGCGGGGATGCAGGTCGAGGCCGACCCCCTTGATCAGCGTGTCGCGGACACGCGGGCCGGAGACGTGCAATACGGCGAGGCCGTTGCTCTGGTCGCTCACGGCCGCGAAGCTGCCGATGGCTTCCGAAAGCTCGCGGGCGAGGTCGCGGCCGTCCTCGGCGGCGGTCAGCCATTGGCCGGGGCCGGACCAGATAAAAGCGAGCCCGCCCTGCGCCACCCGCTTCGGCGCGGTCGGCAGATCCAGGCCATACCGGGAGCGGATCGTGGAGGCGAGATCGCCGGCCCGGCCCTTGCGGGCGATCACTCTCGCCAAGGAGAGATCGTCGCGCGGCCGGACGGTGACGCCGGGATCGCCCTCGGCGCGGCCATGCCGACCCGGCGTCAGGAGGCCGGCGAAGGCGGATCGGGGGGCGAGGTCAGGCACGGAGACGCTTCCCTTCCGGGTCGTGGAACACGGGCGACACCACCTCGACCGCCACCTCCTCGCCGCGCACCGGGTCGCAGGCGCGGATGGTCTCGCCGATCCGCGCCGGGCCGCCGGAGAGCAGGCCGAGGCCGATCCAGTGGCCCAGCCCCGGCGAGAATGCGACCGAGGTCATGTGGCCCTGGTCGTTGGCCGCGGTGGCGGCGGCGCCCTGCGGGATGAAATGCGCCCCGGCCCGGAGGCGGCGCGACCGGTCGACCGGCCTGAGGCCGACCAGGGCCGGCCGCGCCGGGTCGGCCAGCCCCGGCCGCCCGGCCAGGACCCGGCCGATATAATCCTTCTTCGTCGACATCATGCGGCCGAGGCCGAGATCGGCGGCGGTGGTCTGACCGTTCAGCTCGTTGCCGGCGGCATGGCCCTTTTCGATCCGCATCACGCCCAGCGCCTCGGTGCCGTAGGGGACGACGCCGAGGTCGGATCCAGCCTGCATCAGCCGGCGCACCAGCGCGTCGCCATAGCGGGCCGGCACCGCGACCTCATAGGCGAGCTCGCCGGAGAAGGAGATGCGGAACAGCCGCGCGGCCGCGCCGCCGCAGACCGTCAGCTCCGCCGCGGCGAGATAGGGGAAGGCCTCGTTGCCGATGTCGAAGGGGGCGTCGACGATCCGGGCCATCAGCGCGCGCGCCTTCGGCCCGGCCACGGAGAACTGCGCCCACTGGTCGCTGACCGAGGTGAACTGCACGTCGAGCTCCGGCCACAGGCACTGGTGGCAGAACTCCATGTGCTGCATCACCTTGGCGGCGTTGGCCGTGGTGGTGGTGACCAGGAACCGGTCCTCGCCCAGCCGCGAGGTGGTGCCGTCATCCATGACGACGCCGTCCTCGCGCAGCATCAGCCCGTAGCGCGCGCGGCCGACCGGCAGCGTGTCCCAGGTGTTGATGTACAGCCGGTTCAGGAACTCCGCCGCGTCGGCGCCCTGCAGGTCGATCTTGCCGAGGGTCGAGACGTCGCAGATCCCGACCGCGGAGCGGACCTGCCTTACCTCGCGGCTGACCGTCTCCAGCCAGTCTTTTTCGCCGGGGCGCGGGAAGTACTGGGCGCGCAGCCAGGCCCCCGCTTCGACGAACACCGCCCCCTGCTCCACCGCCCAGTCATGCGACGGGGTCAGGCGGGTCGGGCGGAAGTCGCGGCCGCGAGCATGGCCGGCGAAGGCGCCCAGCGTCACCGGCGTATAGGGCGGGCGGAAGCGGGTGGTGCCGACCGCCTCGACGTCGCGTGCCGTGATCTCGGCCATGATGCCGATGGCGTTGACGTTCGAGGTCTTGCCCTGGTCGGTCGCCATGCCGAGGGTGGTGTAGCGCTTCAGATGCTCGACCGCGCGGAAGCCTTCGCGTTCGGCCAGCTCGATGTCCTTGTCGGTGACGTCGTTCTGGAAATCGACGAAGCGCTTGCCGCCGCCTCCCTTCACCCGCCAGAGCGGGCTGACGCCGGTGGGCTCCGGCGCCGTCTCCGGCGGCTCGAAATGCCCGCCGTCGAAGCCGCACTCCCGTGCGGCCTCGGCCCCGGCCCGACCGCCGCCGGCGAGGCAGCCGGCCAGGTCGAACTCTCCGGCGGCACTGCCGGCCACGGTCATGCCCACCGGCAGGTCGCCCGGCACGAAGGCGGCCAGCGTTGCGTTCCAGGCGGGGCGGCCGCCGAGATGCGAGGTCAGGTGGACGTTCGGGCTGAAGCCCCCGGACATGGCCAGCAGGTCGCAGGGCAGCGTCGCCGTCCGGTCCGACGCGTCGCGGATCTCGACCGCGTGCAGCCCGCGCGCGCCGCCGATGGCGCGGGTCACCACGGCGCCGGCCAGGAGCCGCGTGCCGGCCTGCCGCAGCGTCGATCCCGGCCGGGCGTCGACGATCGCTTCCACCGCCACCCCGGCGGCGGCGAGGTCGGCGGCCACGGCGCCGGCCGCATCGTTGTTGGTGAACACCATGGCGCGCCGCCCCGGCGCCACGGCATAGCGGTTGAGATAGGTCCGGACGGCGCCGGCCAGCATCACGCCCGGCCGATCGTTGTCGCCGAACACCAGCGGCCGCTCCAGGCTGCCGGCCGCCAGCACGCAGCGCTTCGCCACGATGCGCCACAGCCGCTGGCGCGGCGCGTGCGGCTCGGGCACCGGAAGATGGTCGCCGACCCGTTCGATCGCGCCATAAGTGCCGTGGTCGAACACGCCGAACACGGTGGTGCGGCGCAGGATCCGGACCTCCGGCAGGCTCTCCAGCTTCGCCTCCGCCGCTTCCGCCCAATCTGGTGCCGGCTGGTCATCCACCGTGCGGCGTTCGGACAGCAGGCTGCCGCCGAGCCGGGCGCCTTCGTCGCACAGGATCACCCGCGCCCCGGAGCGGCCGGCGGCCAGCGCCGCCGCCAGCCCGGCCGGGCCGCCGCCGATTACCAGCACGTCGCAGTGGATCGTCGCCTTCTCGTAATGATCCGGGTCCGGCGCTGTCGCGGCCCGGCCGAGGCCTGCGGCGCGGCGGATCAGCGGCTCGTAGACCCGCTCCCAGAACCGGGCCGGCCACATGAAGGTCTTGTAGTAGAAGCCGGCGGCGAAGATGGGGGACAGCCACCCGTTCACCGCCATCAGGTCGAAGCCAAGGGAAGGCCAGCGGTTCTGGCTTTGCGCCTCCAGCCCGTCGAACAGCTCGACCATGGTGGCGCGGCTGTTCGGTTCCCGCCGGGCGCCGCGGCGCAGCTCGACCAGCGCGTTCGGCTCCTCCGCCCCGGCCGAGAGGATGCCGCGCGGCCGGTGATACTTGAACGACCGTCCGGTCAATCCGACGCCGTTGGCCAGGAGGGCCGAGGCCAGGGTGTCGCCGGGATGGCCCGTGAGCTCGCGGCCGTCGAAGCGGAAGCGCAGCGTCGCCGAGCGGTCGATCAGCCCGCCGGTCGGAAGGCGGAAGGGCTGGCTCATCCCTGCCCTCCCCGGCCGCGGGCGTCGACGGCGCCGAGGATGCGGTGGTCGCGGGTATCGCGCGTCACCACCAGCCAGGAGCGGCAGCCGCCGCCGTGATACCAGTATTCCTGCAGCGCCCCGGCCGGGTTGTCGCGGCGATAGGCGTAGTCGACGAAGGCGTCGATGCCGGCATCCGGCGCCGGACGCCGGACGGTGGCGTCGCCGAGATAGCTGAACTCCTCCGCCGCGCGCTCGCCGCAATGGGGACAGGGGATCCGCATGGTCGCGTCCTCAGTGCAGGTTCGGCTGGGCGCCGACGCCCTTTTCGTCGATCAGGTGGCCGGTGGCGAAGCGGTCCAGGCGATAGGCCGCGTTCAGCGCATGCGGCGCGTCATGGGCGATGGTGTGGGCGAAGCACCAGCCCGAGGCCGGCGTCGCCTTGAACCCGCCATAGCACCAGCCGGCGTTGAGGTAGAGGCCGCGGACCGGCGTGCGGTCGATGATCGGGCTGCCGTCCATCGACATGTCCATCAGCCCGCCCCATTGCCGCAGCAGGCGCAGCCGGCCGAGCGCCGGCAGGATCGCGAGGCCGCCCTCGACCACATCCTCGACCACCGGCAGGTTGCCGCGCTGGGCGTAGGAGTTGTAGCCGTCGATGTCGCCGCCGAAGACCAGCCCGCCCTTGTCGGACTGGCTGACGTAGAAATGGCCGGCGCCGAAGGTGATGACGCCGTCGATCAGCGGCTTCAGCCCCTCCGACACGAAGGCCTGCAGCACATGGCTCTCGATCGGCAGCGTCAGCCCCGCCAGCGCCGCGACGCGGGAGGAGTTGCCGGCGCAGGCCAGGCCGACCTTGCCGGCGCGGATGGGGCCGCGCGTGGTCTCGACCCCGACCACGGCGCCGTCCTCGATCGCGATGCCGGTGACCTCGCAGTTCTGCACGATGTCGACGCCCCGGCTGTCGGCGGCGCGGGCATAGCCCCAGGCCACGGCGTCGTGCCGCACCGTGCCGCCGCGGCGCTGCAGCAGGCCGCCCTGGATCGGGAAGCGGGCGTTGTCGAAATCGAGCAGCGGCGCCAGCGCCCGCACCTGCTCGCGGTCCAGCAGCTCGGCATCGACGCCGTGCAGCCGCATGGCGTTGCCGCGCCGGGCATAGGCGTCGCGCTGGGCGTCGGAGTGATAGAGGTTCAGCACGCCGCGCTGGCTGACCATGGCGTTGTAGTTCAGGTCCTGCTCCAGCCCCTCCCACAGCTTCATCGACCATTCGTAGAAGGGGATGTTGCCGGGCAGCAGGTAGTTGGAGCGGATGATGGTGGTGTTGCGGCCGACATTGCCGCCGCCGATCCATCCCTTCTCCAGCACCGCGACGCGGGTGATGCCGTGCTCCTTGGCCAGATAATGCGCGGTGGCCAGGCCGTGCCCGCCGCCCCCGACGATGACCACGTCATAGTCCGGCTTCGGCGTCGCGTCGCGCCAGGCCGGCGTCCAGCCCGTCTGGCCCCTGAGGGCCTGGCCCAGCACCGAGAAGATCGAATAGCGCACGCCGCCTCCGCCCCTGCATCGCCTGCAGTATCGGAGAGACAGAGGTCGCGATTTGCCTCAGAACGTCATCCGCATGTCCTCTCGGGACAAGCCGTTCAGCCCTCGCGCTCCCGCGCCGGGGGATGGCCGAAACGGGTGCGGTAGCTGCGCGAGAAATGGCTGGCGCTGACGAAGCCGCAGGCCAGCGCCACCTCGGTCACCGACAGCGTGGTCTGGCGCAGATGCCGCCGGGCCGCGCGCAGCCGCAGATCGAGATAGTGCTCGGCCAGGCTGCGGCCGAGCCGGGCGCGGAACAGCCGTTCCAGCTGGCGCAGCGACAGGCCGGCGACCTCGGCCAGCTCCTGGCGCGACAGCGGCTCCTCGATCCGCTGCTCCATCGTCGCCAGCGCGGCCAGCAGGCCGGGATGGCTGACGCCGAAGCGCCGGCGCGGATCGAGGCGCTGCGGGTCGTCGCCATGCCGCAGCTGGGTGTGCATGAACCAGTCGGCGACCTGCGCCGCCAGCGCCGCGCCGTCGCGCTGGCCGATCAGGGCATGCATCAGGTCGAGCGCCGCGATGCCGCCGGAGCAGGTGAGCCGGCCGCGGTCGATCTCGAACAGATGGCCGCTGGGCTCCAGATCCGGGAAGCTCTCGGCGAACGCGGCGTGATGGTCCCAGTGCAGGGTGAAGCGGTGCCCGTCCAGAACCCCGGCCCGGGCCAGCAGATAAGGGCCGCCGGAGACGGCGCCCAGCGCAGTGCCGTGCCGCGCCAGGTCGCGCAGCCGGGCCAAGGTCGGCGGATGGTCGAATCCCTCGACCCCGGTGCCGGCACAGACCACCAGCAGGTCCGCCTCGCCCATCGCCTCCGGCGGCCGGTCAGGCGCGATGGCGATGCCGTTGGAGGCGCGCACCGGCCGGCCGTCCGGGCTGAAATGCAGCCAGCGGTAGCGGTCCCGCCCGCCCAGCAGGTTGGCAGCGCGCAGCGGCTCGATCGCCGCGGCATAGGGCATCAGCGGGAAGTTCGGGATCAGCAGGAAGCCGACCGTGTATGCCCCCTCCATCCGCATCTCCCCTCTCATGCCGATCAGCCGGGCGAAAGGGACGCGATCGGGCAGGCCGGGTCAAGCCTCGGGCAGCGGCGACGCTTGCACACTTCTTGCTAGGTGGACCGCGCCGTCTCACTCTCCGACAGCGGGACGTCCCGTGGTCCAGCCGAGGCAGGAGCGCCCGTGTCCATCGTTGCCGCCCTTCACCACGTCACCCGCTACCGCTACGACCGCCCGGTGGCGCTCGGGCCGCAGGTCGTCCGGCTGCGGCCGGCGCCGCATTCCCGCACCCGGATCCCGAGCTATGCGCTGAAGGTCACGCCGGCCAAGCATTTCGTGAACTGGCAGCAGGATCCGCACGGCAACTGGCTGGCGCGGCTGGTGTTTCCGGAGAAGGCGACGGAGTTCGCGATCGAAGTCGACCTGACGGCCGAGATGACCGTCATCAACCCGTTCGACTTCTTCATCGAGCCCTATGCCGAGACCGTCCCCTTCGCCTATCCAGCGGCGCTGCGGGCCGAGCTGGCGCCGTATCTGGAGGCGGAGCCGGCGGGCCCGCGCCTTGCCGCTTTCGTGGCGGGGCTGCCTCAGGAAGAGGCACGCACCGTCGACTTCCTGGTGGACCTCAACGCCCGGCTGCAGCGCGACATCCGCTACCTGGTCCGGATGGAGCCCGGCGTGCAGGAGCCGGAGGAGACGCTGGCGCTCGCCTCCGGCTCCTGCCGCGATTCGGGCTGGCTGCTGGTGCAGATCCTGCGCCGGCTCGGCCTGGCCGCGCGTTTCGTCTCCGGCTACCTGATCCAGCTGAAGGCCGACATCGACCCGCTGGACGGGCCGAAAGGCACCGACAAGGACTTCACCGACCTGCACGCCT
Proteins encoded in this region:
- a CDS encoding XRE family transcriptional regulator, which codes for MAKTATRTRADGKPAAVSEATVPAEEAPLTTGSNAPATQPLSLEAAIGRKIRTLRQRLQITAAELAAEAGLSPGMLSKIENGGISPSLSTLQALARALNAPLTSFFADFEERRDCSYVRAGQGAAIERRGTKAGHRYELLGHSLSGDIVCEPYLITLSETAEPYSMFQHEGIEFIYMLTGRLTYRHADKVYPMGPGDALFFDAAAPHGPEELIERPMTYLSIIIYPRE
- a CDS encoding sarcosine oxidase subunit gamma yields the protein MPDLAPRSAFAGLLTPGRHGRAEGDPGVTVRPRDDLSLARVIARKGRAGDLASTIRSRYGLDLPTAPKRVAQGGLAFIWSGPGQWLTAAEDGRDLARELSEAIGSFAAVSDQSNGLAVLHVSGPRVRDTLIKGVGLDLHPRAFAPSDAAVTVIAHIGAQLWQLDDRPTYEIAVYRSFAGSLWRWLDASAAEFGCAVGAG
- a CDS encoding sarcosine oxidase subunit alpha family protein, producing MSQPFRLPTGGLIDRSATLRFRFDGRELTGHPGDTLASALLANGVGLTGRSFKYHRPRGILSAGAEEPNALVELRRGARREPNSRATMVELFDGLEAQSQNRWPSLGFDLMAVNGWLSPIFAAGFYYKTFMWPARFWERVYEPLIRRAAGLGRAATAPDPDHYEKATIHCDVLVIGGGPAGLAAALAAGRSGARVILCDEGARLGGSLLSERRTVDDQPAPDWAEAAEAKLESLPEVRILRRTTVFGVFDHGTYGAIERVGDHLPVPEPHAPRQRLWRIVAKRCVLAAGSLERPLVFGDNDRPGVMLAGAVRTYLNRYAVAPGRRAMVFTNNDAAGAVAADLAAAGVAVEAIVDARPGSTLRQAGTRLLAGAVVTRAIGGARGLHAVEIRDASDRTATLPCDLLAMSGGFSPNVHLTSHLGGRPAWNATLAAFVPGDLPVGMTVAGSAAGEFDLAGCLAGGGRAGAEAARECGFDGGHFEPPETAPEPTGVSPLWRVKGGGGKRFVDFQNDVTDKDIELAEREGFRAVEHLKRYTTLGMATDQGKTSNVNAIGIMAEITARDVEAVGTTRFRPPYTPVTLGAFAGHARGRDFRPTRLTPSHDWAVEQGAVFVEAGAWLRAQYFPRPGEKDWLETVSREVRQVRSAVGICDVSTLGKIDLQGADAAEFLNRLYINTWDTLPVGRARYGLMLREDGVVMDDGTTSRLGEDRFLVTTTTANAAKVMQHMEFCHQCLWPELDVQFTSVSDQWAQFSVAGPKARALMARIVDAPFDIGNEAFPYLAAAELTVCGGAAARLFRISFSGELAYEVAVPARYGDALVRRLMQAGSDLGVVPYGTEALGVMRIEKGHAAGNELNGQTTAADLGLGRMMSTKKDYIGRVLAGRPGLADPARPALVGLRPVDRSRRLRAGAHFIPQGAAATAANDQGHMTSVAFSPGLGHWIGLGLLSGGPARIGETIRACDPVRGEEVAVEVVSPVFHDPEGKRLRA
- a CDS encoding sarcosine oxidase subunit delta: MRIPCPHCGERAAEEFSYLGDATVRRPAPDAGIDAFVDYAYRRDNPAGALQEYWYHGGGCRSWLVVTRDTRDHRILGAVDARGRGGQG
- a CDS encoding sarcosine oxidase subunit beta family protein translates to MRYSIFSVLGQALRGQTGWTPAWRDATPKPDYDVVIVGGGGHGLATAHYLAKEHGITRVAVLEKGWIGGGNVGRNTTIIRSNYLLPGNIPFYEWSMKLWEGLEQDLNYNAMVSQRGVLNLYHSDAQRDAYARRGNAMRLHGVDAELLDREQVRALAPLLDFDNARFPIQGGLLQRRGGTVRHDAVAWGYARAADSRGVDIVQNCEVTGIAIEDGAVVGVETTRGPIRAGKVGLACAGNSSRVAALAGLTLPIESHVLQAFVSEGLKPLIDGVITFGAGHFYVSQSDKGGLVFGGDIDGYNSYAQRGNLPVVEDVVEGGLAILPALGRLRLLRQWGGLMDMSMDGSPIIDRTPVRGLYLNAGWCYGGFKATPASGWCFAHTIAHDAPHALNAAYRLDRFATGHLIDEKGVGAQPNLH
- a CDS encoding GlxA family transcriptional regulator, with amino-acid sequence MEGAYTVGFLLIPNFPLMPYAAAIEPLRAANLLGGRDRYRWLHFSPDGRPVRASNGIAIAPDRPPEAMGEADLLVVCAGTGVEGFDHPPTLARLRDLARHGTALGAVSGGPYLLARAGVLDGHRFTLHWDHHAAFAESFPDLEPSGHLFEIDRGRLTCSGGIAALDLMHALIGQRDGAALAAQVADWFMHTQLRHGDDPQRLDPRRRFGVSHPGLLAALATMEQRIEEPLSRQELAEVAGLSLRQLERLFRARLGRSLAEHYLDLRLRAARRHLRQTTLSVTEVALACGFVSASHFSRSYRTRFGHPPAREREG